In one Aeromicrobium erythreum genomic region, the following are encoded:
- a CDS encoding bifunctional cobalt-precorrin-7 (C(5))-methyltransferase/cobalt-precorrin-6B (C(15))-methyltransferase translates to MSTPRRAPGTVVVVGVGADGWAGLDAARRAAVEAADVLLGGERHLALVPADVGATRVPWPSPLREGLPTLLEEHAGRRVVALASGDPLVSGIGTTLVSLLGADAVEVLPGVSSVALARARMRWSAESSEVVTLVGRDVHRLVTRLHPGGRLLVLCSDASTPAQVADLLAAQGYGTSTLTALGDLGSDHESRVDGVAATWSADVGPLTVLAVQVDDGARVLPLVPGLPDDAFEHDGQVTKRDVRASALARLAPTPGALLWDVGAGAGSVAVEWSRTHPSCRAVAVERDPERAERIGRNARTLGVPDLRVVAGRAPEALAGLDAPDAVFVGGGATVDGVLDACWAALRPGGRLVVHGVTLETEQLLVAWRGRVGGELVRLLVETAAPLGSFTSWTPARAVTQLSVVKGAQE, encoded by the coding sequence ATGAGCACCCCCCGTCGCGCGCCCGGCACCGTCGTCGTCGTGGGCGTCGGGGCCGACGGCTGGGCCGGCCTCGACGCCGCCCGACGCGCCGCGGTCGAGGCCGCCGACGTGCTCCTCGGCGGCGAGCGGCACCTCGCGCTCGTGCCCGCCGACGTCGGCGCGACCCGCGTGCCCTGGCCGTCGCCCTTGCGCGAGGGCCTGCCCACGCTCCTGGAGGAGCACGCTGGACGCCGGGTCGTGGCGCTCGCGTCGGGCGACCCGCTCGTGTCGGGCATCGGCACCACGCTCGTCTCGCTGCTGGGCGCCGACGCCGTGGAGGTGCTGCCGGGCGTCTCGTCGGTGGCGCTCGCACGTGCCCGCATGCGCTGGTCGGCGGAGTCGTCGGAGGTGGTCACGCTGGTCGGGCGCGACGTGCACCGGCTCGTCACCCGCCTGCACCCCGGCGGGCGGCTGCTCGTGCTCTGCTCCGACGCCTCGACCCCGGCACAGGTGGCGGACCTGCTCGCCGCGCAGGGCTACGGCACCAGCACCCTCACCGCGCTCGGCGACCTCGGCTCCGACCACGAGAGCCGCGTCGACGGCGTCGCCGCCACGTGGTCGGCCGACGTCGGCCCGCTCACCGTGCTCGCCGTGCAGGTCGACGACGGCGCGCGCGTGCTGCCGCTCGTCCCCGGCCTGCCCGACGACGCCTTCGAGCACGACGGCCAGGTGACCAAGCGCGACGTCCGCGCGAGCGCCCTCGCCCGGCTCGCACCCACGCCGGGAGCGCTGCTGTGGGACGTCGGGGCGGGCGCCGGGTCCGTCGCCGTCGAGTGGTCGCGCACCCACCCGTCGTGCCGGGCGGTCGCGGTCGAGCGCGACCCCGAGCGCGCCGAGCGCATCGGCAGGAACGCCAGGACGCTCGGCGTCCCCGACCTGCGCGTCGTCGCCGGCCGCGCCCCGGAGGCGCTCGCAGGCCTCGACGCCCCCGACGCGGTGTTCGTCGGCGGCGGCGCCACGGTCGACGGCGTCCTCGACGCCTGCTGGGCGGCCCTGCGGCCGGGCGGTCGGCTCGTCGTCCACGGCGTGACGCTGGAGACCGAGCAGCTGCTGGTCGCGTGGCGCGGCCGGGTCGGCGGCGAGCTGGTGCGCCTGCTCGTCGAGACCGCCGCCCCGCTGGGCTCGTTCACGTCGTGGACGCCCGCGCGGGCCGTCACGCAGCTGTCCGTCGTCAAGGGGGCGCAGGAATGA
- a CDS encoding cobalt-precorrin-4/precorrin-4 C(11)-methyltransferase: MTVHVVGAGPGAADLLTVRAARLLERADVVVYAGTYVEAVLEHCRPDARLVDTQNLDLDQITEVVVDAHRAGLEVVRLSSGDPSLYSALHELTRRLDAAQVPWDVTPGVPAYAAAAARLGVELTVPEVVQSVVLTRTQARSTAMPSSEELEAFAATGATLALHLAITRTRPLAERLAAVLGDDTPVAVVANASQEAEVVLRGTLADVADQVEAAGLRQAAVILVGPAVARPDGAESYLYSPTRDRTSKRRLPPAE; the protein is encoded by the coding sequence ATGACCGTGCACGTGGTGGGCGCCGGACCGGGGGCCGCCGACCTGCTCACCGTCCGCGCGGCTCGCCTGCTGGAGCGTGCCGACGTCGTGGTCTACGCCGGCACCTACGTCGAGGCCGTGCTGGAGCACTGCCGCCCCGACGCGCGGCTCGTCGACACGCAGAACCTCGACCTCGACCAGATCACTGAGGTCGTCGTCGACGCGCACCGCGCGGGCCTGGAGGTCGTGCGGCTGTCGTCGGGCGACCCGTCGCTGTACTCGGCGCTGCACGAGCTGACCCGTCGCCTCGACGCCGCGCAGGTGCCGTGGGACGTGACGCCCGGGGTGCCCGCGTACGCCGCGGCGGCCGCGCGGCTCGGCGTCGAGCTGACCGTGCCCGAGGTGGTGCAGTCGGTCGTGCTGACGCGCACCCAGGCCCGCTCGACGGCGATGCCGTCGAGCGAGGAGCTGGAGGCGTTCGCCGCCACCGGCGCGACGCTGGCCCTGCACCTGGCGATCACCCGCACGCGTCCGCTGGCCGAGCGCCTCGCCGCGGTGCTCGGCGACGACACCCCCGTCGCCGTCGTCGCGAACGCGTCGCAGGAGGCCGAGGTCGTGCTGCGCGGCACCCTCGCCGACGTCGCCGACCAGGTCGAGGCGGCTGGCCTGCGCCAGGCCGCGGTGATCCTCGTCGGCCCGGCCGTCGCCCGCCCCGACGGCGCGGAGTCCTACCTGTACTCCCCCACCCGCGACCGCACCTCCAAGCGCCGCCTCCCGCCGGCCGAGTAG